In Brachybacterium fresconis, the genomic stretch CCAGTCCTCGCACCACTCCCACACGTTTCCGACGGGCTGCCAGAGCCCGTACCCGTTGGGCTCGAAGGTGCGTACGGGGGCGGTGGTGAGGAAGCCATCCTCGAGCGTGTTGGCTCGCGGGAAATCGCCCTGCCAGATGTTCGCACGCCAGCCGCCGGCGTCGACCTCTTCATCACCCCACGGGTACTTCGCACCCTCGATGCCACCACGCGCGGCATACTCCCACTCGGCTTCGGTGGGCAGGCGTCGGCCCGCCCACTCGCAATATGCCTGGGCGTCGTTCCAGCTCACATGCACGACGGGATGGTCGCCGAGGCCGTCCACGTCCGAGCTGCTCCCGCCGGGATGGCGCCAGTCAGCACCCTGCACTCCAGCCCACCAGGGGGCGCCCGTGACAGGGCCCATGACGTCCTCCTGCGTCGCCGCGATCGCCAGGTGGAAGACAGCGGAGAAGCCGAAGCTCTCCGCCTCGGTCACATATCCGGTGTCCTCGACGAAGCGGGCGAAGTCGTCGTTGGTGACCGTGGTGGCGTCGATGTCGAAGGCACTGATGGCGACGTCGTGGAGCGGGGCCTCGCCGTCGGCCCGGTTCCGATCGCCCGAGGAATCCCCCATCGTGAAAGAGCCGCCGGGGACCGCGATCTGCTCGATCGCGTGGCGTCCCGGGCGCTGGGTAATCCTCACTGTGCTCGCTGGGGCGATCCCGGCGAACTCAGCGCGCGACGGGACCCCGCAGGAGCACCCTGCACCCGGCACTTCCGCTGCTTCGACCACCTGGGCTCCTTTCGTGAGGCCACCATGCTCGCAGATCTGGGGGTGCGCAGCTGGTCGGCCGCTCGTGGCAACGGTCACGAGTGCTCAAAGGATTCAGCATTGGTTTCAAACGTTTGAGTTCCTACAGTCAAGACTCGCGACCCGGTGATCGTTCCGAAAGGAACGGATGATCTGCCGGCCCCTCGCCGCACACGCGCCGCGCCCCGCCGTGCATGCCGCACGCCTCAAAGGAGAGACATGACCAGACCGACGATCGCCGCACCACCTCGCCCGCACACGCCGATCCGTCCGTTCGGCGCCCGCGACAGGATCGGTTACCTGTTCGGAGACCTCGGGAACGACTTCACGTTCATCCTCGCCTCGGCGTACCTGATGGTGTACTACACCAACATCGCCGGGCTCGAGGCCGCGCATGTCGGGCTGCTCTTCCTCGCCGCGCGCCTGGTCGATGCGTTCACCGACATCGGCTGGGGACGCTTCCTCGACCGCCATGTCCCCTCCGCGAAGGGGCGGTTCCGTCCCTGGGTCGCACGAATGGCCGTGCCGGTCGGCATCGCGAGTGCGCTGATGTACGTGCCGTTCACGGCCGACTGGGCGTACGGCGCCAAGCTCGCCTACGCCGCCGTCACGTATCTGCTGTGGGGATCGGTCTTCTACACGACGACGAACATCGCCTACGGCTCCATGGCCTCCGTGCTGACGATCGTCCCGGGCGAACGCGCCTCCCTCTCAGTGTTCCGCGGCATCGGCGCGAACATCGCCGGGCTGTTCGTCTCCCTGGTGCCGCCGCTCCTCATCTACACCATGGTCGACGGCCAGTCGCAGCTGGACGGCCAGCGCATGTTCCTCACCGCGATCGTGTTCTCGGCCCTGGCCGTCGTCTGGTACCTGCTGTGCACGACGAACGTCCGCGAGCGCGTGGCCGCCCCCGTCGGAACGGTCGAACGCCGCTCCCTCCTCAAGCTGGCGCGCTCTCTCGTGAGCAGCAGACCGCTGCTCACCCTGATCGCCGCGAACATCATCATCATGCTCGGTGCCCTGCTGATGGGCACGATCGCTGCCTATCTGTGGCTGTACCACTTCAACGACGGCGCCCTCTCCGGTCCCGCACAGCTGACCTCCTACCTGCCCGGCTTGCTGCTCTCGCCCTTCGCTGCGCGACTCGCGGCGCGCTTCGGCAAGAAGGAGGTCGTCACCGTCTCGCTGATCCTCGCCGGCGGCGTGTACATCGCCATCTTCGCGCTGCACATCACCTCGGCCTGGGTCTTCATCGGGGCGTCCTTCTTCGCCGGCTTCGGCATCGGCTTCTACAACCTGATGGTGTGGGCTCTCGTCGGGGACATCATCGACGACGAGGAGCGGCGCAACGGAGAGCGGGACGACGGCACCGTCTACGCCATCAACACGTGGGCTCGCAAGCTCGGACAGGCAGCCGCGGGCGGGCTCGGCGGATTCGCGCTCACCCTGGTGGGCTTCCAGTCCGGTCAGAGCACCCAGAGCGGAGAGACCGCCGACGGGATCTATACGATCGCCACCCTGGTGCCCGGCGTCCTCTTCCTGGTTGCCGCGGCGATCCTGCTGTTCCTCTACCCGCTCAATCGTGCTCGCGTGGATGCCAATGTGGCAGAGCTCGCGCGGCGACGAGACGAGAAGGAGTCCGAGACCCGATGACGCGTCCCCCCGCTCGCCCCACCCTCAAGGACGTCGCCTCGGCCGCGAATGTGTCGATCTCGACCGTCTCCTACGCTCTGAACGATCAGTCCCAAGTGCGGCTCGCCGCAGATACGCGCGCCAGGGTCCGACGCATCGCGAAGGACCTCGGCTACACACCGAACGGCATCGCCCGTTCGCTGCGGGCCCGCTCGAGCCGCACCGCGGGCGTGGTGATCAGCAAACCGTTGACCAACCCGCGGTACGCCGCCATCGTCCAGGGAATCGGCACCGCTCTGACCGAGCTCGGTTTCCGCATGTCGGTGCTTCCGGACGTCACCGGGGAGTCGTTCCTCGCGGACTGCCGCAGCGGGGTGCTGGACGGTCTGGTCTTCGTGGGACACGACGATGTAGAGCTCCCGTCCTCGCTGGCAGCGGCCGCCGCCGACGGCTCCTCCCCACTGGTGACGATCGACTGTGGGGCGCCGGAGGCGGACGCGACGTACTCGAGCGTCGATTTCGCCTACGAGCGCGGAGCAGAGGGGATGATCCGGCGTCTCGCCGAGCAGGGGATCACCACGATCCTGCACCTGCGTCCCGAGGTCCCTTCACGGGCGGAGCGGCAGCGCCAGGCAGCCATGATGCGTGTCCTGGGCGAGGTGGACGGCATCACGCTCCGGGTGATCAGCACCGGGCTGCGCGATGAAGATCTGCGACAGGTCGAGCGCTCGCCCGAGGCGATCGAGCCCTATCTCCGCACGAAGACCGCACGGCTGGCGTCGGCGCTGGAGTCGGTGGAGAGCGCCCCCGAGCGGACCGCTGTGCTGTGCTCCTGGGGCGCCGACGTCGAAGCGGCGCTCTCCGTTGCGCGCACCCGAGCGCCGGGGGTGACCATCGCGTCTCTTGCGGCAGGCGTGCCCCGGGTGGAGCTGTGGGACGAGCTGGTGTACTCCAGCCTGCCACTGGTCGACGCCGGGCACCGCGCAGCACACCTCCTCGCAGCGGTGCTGAGCCACGACCCGATCTACGAGCACGTGCTGCTGGAGCCCGTGCTCACGCCACCGGCCGCCCCTCGTCGCTGAGCCCGCAACCGCGCCTCACGCCTCCCTCCTGGCTCCCTTCCGAAAGGACCCTCATGACCCGTCCGAACATCGTGTTCGTCATGTCCGACGACCACGCCGCCCACGCGATCTCCGCCTACGGCAGCCGCGTCAACAGCACGCCCCACCTCGACCGGATCGCGCAGGAGGGCACCCGCATGGATGCGGTCTTCTGCACCAACTCGATCTGCAGCCCGTCCCGGGCCTCGATCCTCACCGGCACCTACAGTCATATCAATGGGGTCTCCTCGATCTGGACCGAGATGGATTACCGCGTGCCCACCTTCGTAGACTGCCTGCACGATGCGGGATACCGCACGGCCCTCTTCGGCAAGTGGCACCTGGGCGAGCACGGCGCCTCTCGTCCTCGCGGGTTCGATGAGTGGAAGATCTTCCCCGGTCAAGGCGACTACGTCGACCCGGAGATGATCGACGAGAGCGGCTCTTCGACGGTCGAGGGGTATGCGACGGACATCGTCACGGATCTCGCGATCGACTGGCTGGACGAGCAGGCCGACGACGGGCAGCCGTTCTGCATGATGGTCCATCACAAGGCCCCGCACCGCCCCTGGGTCCCGGACGAGAAGCACGCCCATCTGTACGCCGACGGCTCGATCCCCGAGCCGGAGACCTTCTTCGATGACCTCGAGTCGCGCTCTCAGGCTGTGCGCGGCGTGCACATGACCATCGCCGACGACATGGGCGCCGATGATCTCAAGAGCGAGGTGCCCGAGCATCTGCGCGGCGAGGAGAACCGCGAAGCGCGCATGCGGTGGAAGTATCAGATCTATATGCGCGATTACCTTCAGTGCATCCAGTCGATCGACGACAACGTGGGCCGCCTCCTCGACCATCTCGATGAGAAGGGTCTGCGGGAGAACACCGTCGTCGTGTACACCTCGGACCAGGGATTCTTCCTCGGCGACCACGGCTGGTTCGACAAGCGCCTGATGTTCGACCAGTCCCTGCAGATGCCGATGCTGATCCGCTGGCCGGCCGAGATCGAGGCCGGCTCCCGCTGCGAGGCGATCATCACCAACGTCGACTTCGCCGCCACTTTCCTGGATATGTGCGGTCTCGATGCCGCTGAGGCACTACCCACCTCGCAGGGGCGGAGCTTCCGCCCGCTTCTGCGCGGCGAGCAGATCGAGGACTGGCCCGACGCCGCCTACTACCGCTACTGGGAGCACGACGACCCGATCCACCACGCCCCCGCGCACTACGGGATCCGCACCAAAGATCACAAGCTCATCCACTATTTCGGTGCGGGCCTCGGCGTGCCGGGCGCCTCGCAGAGGGTCTTCCCCTCCGAATGGGAGCTGTACGACCTCGCTGCGGATCCCACGGAGGTGAACAACGTCGCGGACGACCCCGCCTACGCGAGCGCGCGCGCTGAGTTGGAACAGAAGCTCGCCGAGTACCAGGCGCACTATGCGGATGAGCCGTATCGCGGGGAGGGCACCCCGCACCCTGAGTGGGGCCCGTACGACGAGGAGGTCTTCGCACGGGTGCGGGAGTACGTCGCACAGATCGACGCGACCAGTCGCTGACACCTGGACAACGTCGAGCCCGGCGAGGGCCTCTCCCTCGCCGGGCTCGCGCATCGACATGCTCAGGCGCTTACGAGCGCCTCTCCGACTCGCCGCAGCTGATCGACGCTGATCGCACCGTGTGCCGCCAGGTCGTACAAGCTCATGCCCGGCGGCACGGAGACGGCCTCCGTCGCCATGACGGACGACGCCTCGGCCTCGAGGGCAGCCCGGCCGCGGGTGGTGCCGGCCAGGTCGAGCAACGGTCCGGTCAGCAGGCCAGCGGCGGGCAGATCCTCGAGCCTAGGCATCGGTACGGCCATGTCCTGGACGCGTCCGGCATGCCGTCGCACAAGCAAGTGCTCCGGGGACACCTCTCCCTCGGCGGGCAGCCCGAGCCGTTCGAACTGGCTTCGGGGCGCCTCATTCGAGCGCATCGCCTCAACCAGCATCTTCGTCATTCGCAACTCCACCTCGTCATCTTGGAGGGGGTCGAGCTGTTCGGGATCTGCCTCGAGGTCAAACAGCACGCTGCCGTGCTGCCACGAGTTCATCCAGCCGCCTTGGGCCTCGACCCGGATCGTGCGCAACCCCTTGGTAAACGTAAAGGGCTCGGCGGGAATCCAGTCCTGGAGCTCCGCCGGGCTGAAGCGCGAGCGCATGTGCGTGGGCATCAGCGTGAACTCCTCCAGCGGTCCGTTCTCCGGCGCTGAGGCGGACCGCATGTAGACGTACCGTCCATCCGTGATGTTGACGTGGCCACCATAGATCCCGAAGAGCGCCGGACGCGTCGTGCCCGCGGAGGCGTCTGACGGGGCGACGCCGAGGTCCGTGCCCTGCATGTCAGGCGTCGGCTCGATGCCGAAGTAGCGCAGCAGGGTCGGCGCGATGTCGATTGTCTGCGCGAGGTCGCCGCGACGGATGTCCGCGGCACCGCTGCGTGGATCCCACAGGAACATCGGCAGGTGCACCAGCTCGTTGAACCACGGCTGCACGGACTTCGCCCACCAGCCGTGCTCCCCGAGCAGGAAGCCGTGATCAGTGTTGACGATCAGCATTGTGTCATCCCACAGACCCTGCTCGTCCATCGCGTCGAGCACCCGACCCAGCGAGCGGTCGCACATGATCACCAGCGCCGCGTACTCCCGGCGCGCATGCTCGACCTGTGCCTCAGGCTGCGTGACCTTCTGATATCCGGGCCAGTCGAACTCGGGACCGTCGTATTCATGGGGGTAGAGGTCCTTGTAGTGCTGATGGGTAAAGAACGGTTCGTGTGGGTCGAACAGCTCGATCTGCACCATCCAGTCGTCCGTCGCCGCGTTCGTCTCGACGAAGTGCAGGCCGGCGTCCACCGTGCGGGTCTGAGAGTGCTCGGATTCGGTGGGCATGTAGCTGCGGTTCACGCGGTCCTGGTGGACCATCTGCTGCCCTAGCGGGGTGTCGCGCGCATCGGAGGCGACGACGCCCTTCCACGGATCACCCTCCTGCCCGCGAAAGAACTCCCAGGTCGAGTAACGGGTGTGGTACGTCGCCCCTCCGTCTTCCCAGTAGTGTGGATGGTCGGAGGCGAGGTGGGTGTGGATGCCGTGTTCTTTGAGGATCTGAGGCATCGAGTCGTCGAAAGGTTCGAGGGGACCCCAGGAGCGGTGCAGGAAGTTGTAGCGCCCGGTGTGCATCTCTCGTCGTGCGGGCATGCACGGCATCGAGCCTGCGTAGAAGTTGTCGAAGGTGACGACCTTTTCGGCGAGCCGTGCGAAGTTCGGCGCTTCGACGATCGTGTCGCGATACTGCTCGAGCATGTGTCGATTGAGGCTGTCGAACATCAAGATGATGGCCTTCATTTGGCTCTCCTTCGTCCAGTGGCGGCGGGCGATGATCAGGCGTCGCCGGGGGGTTGCGCGAACCCGAGGGCGGGTCGGCGCGGCATGGTCTCGGGCGCGTCGAGGAGCTCTCGACGCAGGGTCGCGACGGAGTCGATGTGGGCGTCCATCGCGGCCGCACCGTTGTTGTGGGCCCATTCGCCGACAATGTCCGAGAGCTCGTCGTCGAAGGGCAGCACCGGCGTGAGTTCGAGGCCGCGGTCGCGGTGGCGATACTTGGCAACCTCCCGTGCCCGCGCATCAAGCTCAGTGTCGAGCAGCAGGATCAGCTCGTCCCGGGACATGAAGCCTGCGAACGCGAGTCGCGCCGACAGCTCCGGGTCGACGTGCCGGGAAGGTGGGGGGTATGGACCCGTGAGCCAGTCGAGGAAGACGGTCGCGCCCTCCTCGGTGAGAAAGTACCGCTTGGCGTCCGTGGCGCCGGGGCGTGGCTCCAGCTCGTGGAGTGCCCATCCGTTGCGCTCCATGGTCGCCAAGGAGCGGTAGACCTGACTCATCTGGGTGTTCGACCGCAGGAAACGGCCGTGGGTGTCCATGTACTTCTTCAGGTCGTAGCCGGTGCGTGGATGCATCGCCAGCACCCCGAGCAGCAGATGCTCTAGCTTCATTGCCTACCTCCTCCATGAGAACCCAAGAACCATGACACATGTGCCATGCATCCGCAAGCCGCCGCATGGCCGCCACCGTCACGGACAGGCGCGCCGGACGCGCTTGACCAAGCATTCGCTTTGTGTCATCGTTTTCGCCAATCGGTATGACTCAAGTGTCATGGAATCGTCGAGCGCAGGCGCTCACCCTCCATGCTTCGCGCCGACATTCCCTCCCACGCCTGACGACGACGACAGGAGCTCCTATGGCCCATTCCGCCCCGACCTCACCACCGGTCGCTGCCCCGCCCTCCGGTAGTGAAAGGACCGTCCCCCACCGCTGGCGCAACCTCGCCACCCTCACCGGGTCCACCGCCGTGGATAGCACCGAGGGCAGCATCACCGGCACACTTTTCCCGAGCATCGCCACCGCACTCGGCCTGAACAGTAGTCATCTCGGCACGATGACCGCACTCGGCAAACTCGCCTCAGCCCCGGCGGGTCCACTATGGACCTGGCTGGCCTCCATTACCTCGCGCAAGAGCGTCTTGGTAATCACTTCGCTCCTCGGCGGCGCGTTCGGCGTCGCGTCTGCCTTCAGCCAGGGCTACGTCGCGCTGCTGGTGCTAAACGTCCTGATGGCGGCGTCCCTCGTTGGCGGCTCGCCCGTCGGTAACGCGCTGATCCTGGACTCCTTTTCCGACAAAGACCGGGCACGCGCAGTCTCCTACTTCTACGGCGCGGTCAACGGCATCACATCCCTCATCG encodes the following:
- a CDS encoding formylglycine-generating enzyme family protein, whose product is MRITQRPGRHAIEQIAVPGGSFTMGDSSGDRNRADGEAPLHDVAISAFDIDATTVTNDDFARFVEDTGYVTEAESFGFSAVFHLAIAATQEDVMGPVTGAPWWAGVQGADWRHPGGSSSDVDGLGDHPVVHVSWNDAQAYCEWAGRRLPTEAEWEYAARGGIEGAKYPWGDEEVDAGGWRANIWQGDFPRANTLEDGFLTTAPVRTFEPNGYGLWQPVGNVWEWCEDWFHPATYRRGTSAEHRMVVTDPVGPETGQTRIMRGGSYLCHISYCNRYRNSARSQNTPDSSMGNGGFRTVARREALS
- a CDS encoding MFS transporter encodes the protein MTRPTIAAPPRPHTPIRPFGARDRIGYLFGDLGNDFTFILASAYLMVYYTNIAGLEAAHVGLLFLAARLVDAFTDIGWGRFLDRHVPSAKGRFRPWVARMAVPVGIASALMYVPFTADWAYGAKLAYAAVTYLLWGSVFYTTTNIAYGSMASVLTIVPGERASLSVFRGIGANIAGLFVSLVPPLLIYTMVDGQSQLDGQRMFLTAIVFSALAVVWYLLCTTNVRERVAAPVGTVERRSLLKLARSLVSSRPLLTLIAANIIIMLGALLMGTIAAYLWLYHFNDGALSGPAQLTSYLPGLLLSPFAARLAARFGKKEVVTVSLILAGGVYIAIFALHITSAWVFIGASFFAGFGIGFYNLMVWALVGDIIDDEERRNGERDDGTVYAINTWARKLGQAAAGGLGGFALTLVGFQSGQSTQSGETADGIYTIATLVPGVLFLVAAAILLFLYPLNRARVDANVAELARRRDEKESETR
- a CDS encoding LacI family DNA-binding transcriptional regulator translates to MTRPPARPTLKDVASAANVSISTVSYALNDQSQVRLAADTRARVRRIAKDLGYTPNGIARSLRARSSRTAGVVISKPLTNPRYAAIVQGIGTALTELGFRMSVLPDVTGESFLADCRSGVLDGLVFVGHDDVELPSSLAAAAADGSSPLVTIDCGAPEADATYSSVDFAYERGAEGMIRRLAEQGITTILHLRPEVPSRAERQRQAAMMRVLGEVDGITLRVISTGLRDEDLRQVERSPEAIEPYLRTKTARLASALESVESAPERTAVLCSWGADVEAALSVARTRAPGVTIASLAAGVPRVELWDELVYSSLPLVDAGHRAAHLLAAVLSHDPIYEHVLLEPVLTPPAAPRR
- a CDS encoding sulfatase family protein codes for the protein MTRPNIVFVMSDDHAAHAISAYGSRVNSTPHLDRIAQEGTRMDAVFCTNSICSPSRASILTGTYSHINGVSSIWTEMDYRVPTFVDCLHDAGYRTALFGKWHLGEHGASRPRGFDEWKIFPGQGDYVDPEMIDESGSSTVEGYATDIVTDLAIDWLDEQADDGQPFCMMVHHKAPHRPWVPDEKHAHLYADGSIPEPETFFDDLESRSQAVRGVHMTIADDMGADDLKSEVPEHLRGEENREARMRWKYQIYMRDYLQCIQSIDDNVGRLLDHLDEKGLRENTVVVYTSDQGFFLGDHGWFDKRLMFDQSLQMPMLIRWPAEIEAGSRCEAIITNVDFAATFLDMCGLDAAEALPTSQGRSFRPLLRGEQIEDWPDAAYYRYWEHDDPIHHAPAHYGIRTKDHKLIHYFGAGLGVPGASQRVFPSEWELYDLAADPTEVNNVADDPAYASARAELEQKLAEYQAHYADEPYRGEGTPHPEWGPYDEEVFARVREYVAQIDATSR
- a CDS encoding sulfatase translates to MKAIILMFDSLNRHMLEQYRDTIVEAPNFARLAEKVVTFDNFYAGSMPCMPARREMHTGRYNFLHRSWGPLEPFDDSMPQILKEHGIHTHLASDHPHYWEDGGATYHTRYSTWEFFRGQEGDPWKGVVASDARDTPLGQQMVHQDRVNRSYMPTESEHSQTRTVDAGLHFVETNAATDDWMVQIELFDPHEPFFTHQHYKDLYPHEYDGPEFDWPGYQKVTQPEAQVEHARREYAALVIMCDRSLGRVLDAMDEQGLWDDTMLIVNTDHGFLLGEHGWWAKSVQPWFNELVHLPMFLWDPRSGAADIRRGDLAQTIDIAPTLLRYFGIEPTPDMQGTDLGVAPSDASAGTTRPALFGIYGGHVNITDGRYVYMRSASAPENGPLEEFTLMPTHMRSRFSPAELQDWIPAEPFTFTKGLRTIRVEAQGGWMNSWQHGSVLFDLEADPEQLDPLQDDEVELRMTKMLVEAMRSNEAPRSQFERLGLPAEGEVSPEHLLVRRHAGRVQDMAVPMPRLEDLPAAGLLTGPLLDLAGTTRGRAALEAEASSVMATEAVSVPPGMSLYDLAAHGAISVDQLRRVGEALVSA
- a CDS encoding PadR family transcriptional regulator, whose product is MKLEHLLLGVLAMHPRTGYDLKKYMDTHGRFLRSNTQMSQVYRSLATMERNGWALHELEPRPGATDAKRYFLTEEGATVFLDWLTGPYPPPSRHVDPELSARLAFAGFMSRDELILLLDTELDARAREVAKYRHRDRGLELTPVLPFDDELSDIVGEWAHNNGAAAMDAHIDSVATLRRELLDAPETMPRRPALGFAQPPGDA